One window of the Pseudokineococcus lusitanus genome contains the following:
- a CDS encoding ABC transporter substrate-binding protein — MLTTTTRAAAAAAAATLVLALSACGSGGDAPAAGGGAGGDDDAIVMGFAQVGAESGWRTANTASIQQAAEEAGVELQFSDAQQRQENQIQAIRSYIQQQVDVIAFSPVVETGWDTVLQEAKRAQIPVILTDRAVDSQDDTLYETFLGSDFVLEGEKAGEWLVENTQGEDQVNVVELQGTTGAAPAIDRKEGFESAIADAGNIEIVASQTGDFTRSGGREVMEAFLQSQPDIDVVYAHNDDMGLGAIEAIEAAGKVPGQDIRIITVDAVKDGMTALSEGKINFIVECNPLLGDQLMELAEQVVAGEEVEKRVLVEESTFTQEQAAEVLADRQY; from the coding sequence GTGCTCACCACCACCACCCGCGCGGCCGCCGCCGCTGCCGCCGCCACGCTCGTCCTCGCCCTCTCGGCCTGCGGCTCGGGCGGCGACGCCCCGGCCGCCGGCGGGGGCGCGGGCGGCGACGACGACGCGATCGTCATGGGCTTCGCCCAGGTCGGCGCGGAGAGCGGCTGGCGCACCGCCAACACCGCCTCGATCCAGCAGGCCGCCGAGGAGGCCGGCGTCGAGCTGCAGTTCTCGGACGCGCAGCAGCGACAGGAGAACCAGATCCAGGCGATCCGCTCCTACATCCAGCAGCAGGTCGACGTCATCGCCTTCAGCCCCGTCGTCGAGACCGGCTGGGACACGGTGCTGCAGGAGGCCAAGCGGGCCCAGATCCCCGTCATCCTCACCGACCGCGCCGTCGACTCCCAGGACGACACCCTCTACGAGACCTTCCTCGGCTCGGACTTCGTCCTCGAGGGTGAGAAGGCCGGCGAGTGGCTCGTGGAGAACACGCAGGGCGAGGACCAGGTCAACGTCGTCGAGCTCCAGGGCACGACGGGCGCGGCCCCGGCCATCGACCGCAAGGAGGGCTTCGAGTCCGCCATCGCCGACGCGGGCAACATCGAGATCGTCGCCTCGCAGACCGGCGACTTCACCCGCTCCGGCGGCCGCGAGGTCATGGAGGCCTTCCTCCAGAGCCAGCCGGACATCGACGTCGTCTACGCCCACAACGACGACATGGGCCTCGGTGCCATCGAGGCCATCGAGGCGGCCGGCAAGGTGCCCGGCCAGGACATCCGGATCATCACCGTCGACGCCGTCAAGGACGGCATGACGGCGCTGTCCGAGGGCAAGATCAACTTCATCGTCGAGTGCAACCCGCTGCTCGGCGACCAGCTCATGGAGCTCGCCGAGCAGGTCGTCGCCGGCGAGGAGGTCGAGAAGCGCGTCCTCGTCGAGGAGAGCACCTTCACGCAGGAGCAGGCCGCCGAGGTCCTCGCCGACCGCCAGTACTGA